From a region of the Methanoculleus receptaculi genome:
- a CDS encoding chemotaxis protein CheD, whose amino-acid sequence MENNFFGEETAVILGLGEHRVGNYPMATIGLGSCIALILHDRRRSVAGLAHIMLPESRGSADRPGKFADTAITVLLDEMEIQGCTRNTISAFVVGGASMFVFSANSLNIGERNAAAVKENLQKQRIRIEYEETGGKVGRSVYFWPAGKGCLIIKRADGTCSRV is encoded by the coding sequence ATGGAGAACAATTTTTTTGGGGAAGAGACGGCAGTCATCCTGGGTCTCGGTGAACACCGTGTCGGGAACTATCCGATGGCGACGATCGGGCTTGGTTCCTGTATCGCGCTGATACTCCACGACCGGCGGCGCTCGGTTGCGGGTCTGGCCCATATCATGCTTCCTGAAAGCCGGGGGAGCGCCGATCGTCCCGGCAAGTTTGCGGACACCGCCATCACTGTCCTTCTCGATGAGATGGAGATCCAGGGGTGCACCAGAAACACGATCTCTGCGTTTGTCGTCGGTGGGGCAAGCATGTTTGTATTCTCGGCAAACTCGCTGAATATCGGGGAGCGAAACGCTGCTGCGGTTAAGGAGAACCTGCAGAAACAGAGGATAAGGATTGAGTACGAGGAGACGGGGGGAAAGGTCGGTCGGTCGGTCTACTTCTGGCCCGCGGGGAAAGGCTGCCTCATCATCAAGAGGGCGGATGGGACATGCAGCCGGGTATGA
- a CDS encoding ArsR/SmtB family transcription factor: MANEVVVLQPGDERAQKIARAMASQTANAIIQAFSSGPMTSSEAARKMKIPITTATYHIDNLLEAGLLEVVDTRWSEKGREVKVYGLTDQVLIIAPPVSDLRSVLKKYTMLFALIVLATLGLRVFLPAVLPPSWDAEPLLQRAGTGEKVSTFGVPGVETAGAPPVHDLVMGFFFGACVVLLALLVYEVFYWWRTSRRYHERLESERDQSDETR; this comes from the coding sequence ATGGCAAATGAGGTAGTAGTTCTTCAGCCGGGCGACGAGAGGGCGCAGAAGATAGCCCGGGCAATGGCAAGCCAGACGGCGAACGCGATCATACAGGCGTTCAGTTCAGGGCCTATGACCTCATCTGAGGCCGCCAGGAAGATGAAGATCCCGATCACCACCGCCACCTACCACATCGATAACCTTCTTGAAGCGGGGCTTCTTGAGGTCGTCGATACCCGGTGGAGCGAGAAAGGCCGCGAGGTGAAGGTCTACGGGCTTACGGATCAGGTGCTCATCATTGCTCCGCCGGTAAGCGATCTCCGGTCTGTCCTGAAGAAGTACACGATGCTGTTTGCGCTGATCGTCCTTGCTACACTGGGGCTCCGGGTCTTCCTCCCGGCGGTGTTGCCGCCGTCCTGGGACGCAGAACCCCTCCTCCAGAGGGCCGGGACGGGCGAGAAGGTATCAACGTTCGGGGTGCCGGGCGTCGAAACCGCGGGGGCGCCGCCTGTCCACGACCTGGTGATGGGATTCTTCTTCGGCGCCTGCGTGGTTCTGCTCGCGCTGCTGGTCTACGAGGTGTTCTACTGGTGGCGAACATCCCGGCGCTACCATGAGCGGCTGGAGAGTGAGCGCGACCAATCAGACGAAACCCGGTGA
- a CDS encoding PEGA domain-containing protein, with protein sequence MTLQPVETTGVIDVVSYPAGADVFLDEKYQGRTPSAGVYTISNVQVGGHTVRVALSGYQDYTTSVNRQCCNHKSRHRDAPARSTLHSGLDLGHLLARGRPGLHR encoded by the coding sequence GTGACACTTCAGCCCGTCGAGACCACCGGGGTAATTGACGTGGTCTCCTACCCCGCAGGGGCGGATGTCTTCCTGGACGAGAAGTACCAGGGCAGAACACCATCGGCGGGTGTCTACACGATATCGAACGTCCAGGTCGGCGGCCACACCGTGAGGGTGGCCCTCTCCGGATACCAGGACTACACCACGTCGGTCAATCGTCAGTGCTGCAACCACAAGTCACGTCACCGCGACGCTCCAGCCCGGTCAACCCTCCACAGCGGGCTCGATCTCGGTCACCTCCTCGCCCGCGGGCGCCCAGGCCTACATCGATAA
- a CDS encoding chemotaxis protein CheC, translated as MELDPFWKDALTEFGNIGAAHAATSLSQMLMSPVEMTVPEVLAIDIADLHKYISNEISAMVVFQIQGEIADGGYIVVSMPRETIIQLTNQMLGMTDTDREINDMDQSAAIEIGNIMISAFLDATAELLGVVMLPSPPALAIDMAHAAFESIVAQVATDVNDVLIFNTELTSEAPPVYGSIYMLPNVELAGQLFRMLERLMEPLS; from the coding sequence ATGGAACTTGATCCCTTTTGGAAGGACGCGCTGACGGAGTTCGGGAACATCGGCGCGGCGCACGCGGCGACGAGTCTGTCACAGATGCTGATGAGCCCGGTTGAGATGACTGTGCCGGAGGTCCTGGCCATCGATATCGCAGACCTTCACAAGTATATCAGCAACGAGATATCTGCGATGGTAGTCTTCCAGATCCAGGGTGAGATCGCGGATGGCGGGTATATCGTTGTCAGCATGCCCCGGGAGACGATCATCCAGCTGACAAACCAGATGCTCGGTATGACCGATACCGATCGCGAGATCAACGATATGGACCAGAGCGCAGCGATCGAGATCGGGAATATCATGATATCGGCGTTCCTGGATGCAACCGCCGAACTGCTGGGTGTCGTCATGCTGCCTTCGCCTCCTGCGCTGGCCATCGATATGGCGCATGCCGCTTTTGAGTCCATCGTTGCCCAGGTGGCAACCGATGTGAACGACGTCCTGATATTCAACACCGAGCTCACGAGCGAGGCCCCCCCGGTATACGGTAGCATCTACATGCTCCCGAACGTAGAACTTGCCGGGCAGTTGTTCCGGATGCTTGAACGGCTGATGGAACCACTCTCGTAG
- a CDS encoding homocysteine biosynthesis protein: protein MEKSLDLINARIREGSARVVTAEEMPAIVDELGEEGALEEVDVVTTGTFGAMCSTGAFFNFGHADPPIRMERVWLNDVEAYAGIAAVDAYLGATQEAETRDRPYGGAHVLEEFVSGATVELRATSHGTDCYPRRSITTELLLEDMNQAVMVNPRNAFQRYNAATNATDRTLHTYMGTLLPRCGNVSYSGAGTLSPLANDPAFRVIGSGVPIFLAGARGMIVGEGTQHSAATGFGNLMVTGDLKEMRQEFLRAAVMSGYGVTMYIGVGVPIPVLDTGVVRSTAVRDEDIITDIIDYGTPRRDRPSLARVSYADLKSGSVEIGGETVRTSPLSSYRRARAVARELKTWIEAGKMELALPTRRIDPAKRSKPMRETVVTPRVREIMDRRVISITEDEDIRVAAKKLLKGETNHLPVVDASGLLVGIVTTYDVSKAVVSDGRFRRVKDIMTRNVIRTTPDEPVDIAAQKLEQNNISALPVVDAGNRVVGILSAIDLGKLLPGRRWR, encoded by the coding sequence ATGGAAAAGTCCCTCGATCTCATCAATGCCCGGATACGCGAAGGTAGTGCACGGGTTGTCACTGCCGAAGAGATGCCGGCAATAGTCGACGAACTGGGAGAGGAGGGGGCACTGGAGGAGGTCGATGTCGTCACGACCGGGACGTTCGGGGCAATGTGCTCTACCGGTGCCTTCTTCAACTTCGGGCACGCCGACCCCCCCATAAGGATGGAGCGCGTCTGGCTCAACGACGTGGAAGCATACGCCGGGATAGCGGCGGTCGATGCCTACCTTGGCGCAACCCAGGAGGCCGAGACCCGCGACCGCCCCTACGGTGGTGCGCATGTCCTGGAAGAGTTTGTCTCCGGTGCCACCGTGGAACTGCGGGCAACCTCCCACGGTACCGACTGCTACCCGCGCAGGAGCATAACCACGGAGCTTCTTCTCGAGGACATGAACCAGGCGGTCATGGTCAACCCGAGAAACGCCTTCCAGCGTTACAACGCGGCGACGAACGCCACCGACCGGACGCTCCACACCTACATGGGCACCCTCCTTCCCCGCTGCGGCAACGTCTCCTACTCCGGTGCAGGAACCCTCTCACCACTTGCCAACGACCCTGCTTTCCGGGTCATCGGGAGCGGCGTCCCGATCTTCCTCGCAGGTGCGAGGGGGATGATCGTCGGCGAGGGCACCCAGCACTCGGCGGCTACCGGGTTTGGAAACCTGATGGTGACCGGCGACTTAAAAGAGATGCGGCAGGAGTTCCTGCGTGCCGCGGTCATGAGCGGTTACGGCGTGACGATGTATATCGGTGTCGGCGTGCCGATACCCGTTCTCGATACGGGGGTTGTCCGGAGCACCGCCGTCCGCGATGAGGACATCATTACGGATATCATCGATTACGGCACACCCCGGCGCGACCGGCCGTCGCTTGCAAGGGTGAGTTACGCAGACCTGAAGAGTGGGTCGGTCGAGATCGGCGGTGAGACCGTCAGGACATCCCCTCTATCGAGTTACCGGCGTGCACGGGCGGTGGCCCGGGAACTCAAGACCTGGATCGAGGCCGGGAAGATGGAACTTGCGCTCCCCACCCGCAGGATCGACCCGGCGAAACGCTCAAAACCCATGCGTGAGACGGTTGTGACCCCCCGTGTCCGCGAGATCATGGACCGGCGGGTGATCAGCATCACCGAGGATGAGGACATCAGGGTTGCAGCAAAAAAACTCCTCAAAGGGGAGACAAACCATCTCCCGGTCGTGGACGCGAGCGGTCTGCTGGTCGGGATAGTCACCACCTACGACGTCTCGAAGGCTGTGGTGAGCGACGGCCGGTTCCGGCGGGTGAAGGATATCATGACGCGGAACGTGATCAGGACCACGCCGGACGAACCTGTGGATATAGCCGCGCAGAAACTTGAGCAGAACAACATCAGCGCGCTGCCGGTGGTGGATGCCGGGAACAGGGTTGTCGGCATCCTGTCTGCGATCGATCTCGGTAAACTGCTCCCCGGGAGGCGGTGGCGATGA
- a CDS encoding Nif3-like dinuclear metal center hexameric protein, producing MDIKDFIAAMEEAAPPDLAEEYDEGRIGLIVEGRSEIEEVCCALDATERVVNAAARAGADMLVVHHTPLWRPVTAIRGVTSRLLSVILSLRMNLYVIHTNFDRAEGGVNDVLASRLGLSRTERMTTGIVGDCSLDPGEIARLLPGGGIRVYGRVGVIRRLAIVGGAGFDPDLIQEAANLGADAFLSAELKHSVARASPIPCLEATHYALEAPAMEALASRMGWHYIPDPPDVAIVP from the coding sequence ATGGATATCAAGGACTTCATCGCCGCAATGGAGGAGGCTGCACCACCCGACCTTGCCGAAGAGTATGATGAAGGCAGGATCGGTCTCATCGTCGAGGGGAGAAGCGAGATCGAAGAGGTCTGCTGTGCGCTCGACGCCACGGAGAGGGTTGTGAATGCCGCAGCACGCGCCGGCGCGGATATGCTGGTCGTCCACCACACCCCGCTCTGGAGACCGGTCACGGCTATCCGGGGGGTGACATCACGCCTGCTTTCAGTCATCCTCTCTCTCAGGATGAACCTCTACGTGATCCACACAAACTTTGATCGTGCCGAAGGCGGTGTAAACGACGTCCTGGCGTCACGGCTCGGGCTTTCCAGGACAGAACGGATGACCACCGGCATCGTCGGCGACTGCTCTCTTGACCCGGGAGAGATCGCCCGCCTCCTCCCCGGCGGGGGGATCCGGGTCTACGGCAGGGTGGGCGTGATCCGGCGCCTCGCGATCGTGGGTGGTGCAGGGTTTGACCCTGACCTGATACAGGAAGCCGCAAATCTGGGGGCTGACGCCTTCCTCTCGGCGGAGTTAAAACACAGCGTTGCCCGTGCTTCACCCATCCCCTGCCTTGAGGCCACCCATTACGCCCTCGAGGCCCCGGCCATGGAAGCGCTTGCATCCCGGATGGGCTGGCATTATATCCCGGATCCACCAGATGTAGCGATAGTTCCATGA
- a CDS encoding ligand-binding sensor domain-containing protein, which translates to MKFLTPLLLASLLVIPSSSGIYIASPDYVSSIASADVKDVINGRYGDVIFATSSGLSIYTADGRWYSVNARNPRQTDYGFLEPLDNMVIALALDPDGHLWLGYSCGLQIGNGTGYHAIQDQDHLKNLNINCIRRWDNEVWVAAGSAGLHRWHDGNWTWYKPGGPSGAGFYTVVSMVVDAESDALVIDSENDGVWVLKGHARDRRFEQVFFGDDPLLTVSGVRVDPFGGVYLFNATTILHYSPDEGVTPVLNATDLSTFPVTINDVAATRDGTLLVASDKGIYGLNSSGIVLHLTSRDGIRENFVKKLFIDASGRCWFVVPGHVGCIPLIPQYPTIPVA; encoded by the coding sequence ATGAAATTCCTCACCCCTCTTCTTCTGGCATCTCTCCTGGTCATTCCCTCCTCTTCTGGTATATATATCGCGTCTCCTGACTACGTCTCCTCGATCGCCTCTGCAGACGTAAAGGACGTGATCAATGGGCGATACGGGGATGTCATCTTTGCGACCTCCAGCGGTCTCTCAATCTACACGGCAGACGGGAGGTGGTATTCGGTCAACGCCAGGAACCCACGCCAGACGGACTACGGTTTTCTCGAACCGCTCGATAACATGGTGATTGCTCTTGCCCTCGATCCAGATGGTCACCTCTGGCTCGGGTATTCCTGCGGGCTGCAGATCGGGAACGGGACGGGGTATCATGCAATCCAGGACCAGGATCACCTCAAGAACCTGAACATAAACTGCATCAGGCGGTGGGATAACGAGGTCTGGGTCGCCGCAGGGAGCGCCGGTCTCCACCGCTGGCATGACGGGAACTGGACGTGGTATAAACCTGGCGGGCCATCGGGTGCAGGATTTTATACCGTTGTGAGCATGGTGGTGGATGCCGAGAGCGATGCGCTTGTCATCGACTCCGAGAACGATGGGGTGTGGGTGCTGAAAGGCCATGCGCGGGATCGCCGGTTTGAACAGGTCTTCTTCGGCGACGATCCGCTGCTCACAGTCTCCGGGGTGCGTGTCGACCCCTTCGGCGGGGTCTACCTGTTCAACGCTACAACCATCCTCCATTACTCTCCTGATGAGGGTGTCACCCCTGTTCTCAACGCCACGGACCTGAGCACCTTCCCGGTCACCATCAACGACGTTGCGGCAACACGCGACGGGACGCTTCTTGTTGCGTCCGATAAAGGTATATACGGGCTGAACTCTTCCGGCATCGTGCTGCATCTTACGTCTCGGGACGGTATCCGGGAAAACTTTGTCAAGAAACTCTTCATCGACGCTTCTGGGCGGTGCTGGTTTGTTGTTCCAGGGCACGTTGGCTGCATCCCGCTGATCCCGCAATACCCGACAATTCCGGTGGCCTGA
- a CDS encoding SWIM zinc finger family protein, with the protein MSDIWQEIEREGALTPELRTCIERAYGERGRKALVAVDDGQVKRYRDFFIVVGRSSEYVVESNFCTCSDFLFRGRECWHILAVRIAERTGLYESYDIWYQDTWNP; encoded by the coding sequence ATGAGTGATATCTGGCAGGAGATCGAGCGGGAGGGGGCGTTGACACCGGAACTGCGCACCTGCATCGAGCGTGCCTATGGGGAACGGGGGAGAAAGGCGCTTGTGGCCGTCGACGACGGTCAGGTAAAACGCTACCGCGACTTCTTCATCGTGGTGGGGCGCAGCAGCGAGTACGTTGTTGAGAGCAATTTCTGCACATGCAGCGACTTCCTCTTCAGAGGACGGGAGTGCTGGCACATACTTGCGGTGCGGATCGCCGAAAGAACGGGACTGTATGAATCATACGACATCTGGTATCAGGATACATGGAACCCTTGA
- a CDS encoding PEGA domain-containing protein yields MVSAATTSHVTATLQPGQPSTAGSISVTSSPAGAQAYIDNVYRGITPLTLDGIPTGTHQVRLALAGYNDYSTTVEVGAGSTSSASASLSPIQTPGTGMAPFAVVGALGLIGLLVAMRRRD; encoded by the coding sequence ATCGTCAGTGCTGCAACCACAAGTCACGTCACCGCGACGCTCCAGCCCGGTCAACCCTCCACAGCGGGCTCGATCTCGGTCACCTCCTCGCCCGCGGGCGCCCAGGCCTACATCGATAACGTCTACCGGGGCATCACCCCCCTGACACTCGATGGTATTCCCACCGGAACCCACCAGGTCAGACTGGCGCTCGCAGGCTACAACGACTACTCGACAACCGTGGAGGTCGGTGCGGGGAGCACCTCTTCAGCATCGGCCTCTCTCTCACCCATCCAGACGCCAGGTACCGGGATGGCGCCGTTTGCTGTGGTAGGCGCGCTCGGCCTCATCGGTCTCCTGGTCGCCATGCGCCGGCGTGACTGA
- a CDS encoding DUF2179 domain-containing protein: MIGSALGIDPELFSLFIVPIFIFFARICDVTIGTMRIIFVSRGMKTVAPVLGFAEIFIWIIAISQIFQNLTNPINYLAYAGGFATGNYIGMHIEERLAMGLALVRIITQRDATNLIDYLRAAGYGVTVIDAEGRLGPSKVIFSVVRRRNLRDVENAIHQFNPRAFYSIEDVRRAAEGTFPASVPGTTPFRVGRFIRKGK, encoded by the coding sequence ATGATCGGTAGCGCCCTCGGGATCGACCCGGAGTTATTCTCCCTCTTTATCGTCCCGATCTTTATCTTTTTCGCACGCATCTGTGATGTCACAATAGGGACGATGCGGATCATATTCGTCTCACGTGGGATGAAGACGGTTGCGCCGGTTCTGGGGTTTGCCGAGATCTTCATCTGGATCATCGCCATCAGCCAGATCTTTCAGAATCTCACGAACCCGATCAACTACCTTGCCTACGCGGGGGGGTTTGCTACCGGGAACTACATCGGGATGCATATTGAAGAACGACTGGCGATGGGGCTTGCGCTCGTACGGATCATCACCCAGCGGGATGCAACCAACCTCATCGACTACCTCCGTGCCGCCGGTTACGGGGTTACGGTTATAGACGCCGAGGGAAGACTGGGTCCAAGCAAGGTCATATTCTCTGTGGTCAGGAGGAGGAACCTCCGCGACGTTGAGAACGCCATCCATCAGTTCAACCCCAGGGCGTTCTACTCGATCGAGGACGTCCGGCGGGCGGCCGAAGGCACTTTCCCGGCTTCTGTGCCGGGTACAACTCCATTCCGCGTTGGAAGATTCATCCGTAAGGGAAAGTGA
- the alaS gene encoding alanine--tRNA ligase, with the protein MLEDEYTLDYFRSEGFVRKVCKACGSAFWTLDPEQEFCGDAPCVTYNFIGNPVFKPHTIDEMREGFLSFFERHGHTRLERYPVAARWRDDIYLTIASIADFQPFVTSGVVPPPANPLTISQPCIRLNDLDSVGRSGRHLTLFEMMAHHAFNTPEKRIYWKDETVALCDEFIASIGGDPARVTYKEHPWYGGGNAGASVEVLIGGLEVATLVFMNLGRQKTGQPPVEVDGELYYPMRLKIVDTGYGLERFVWASKGSPTIYDAVFPDMVNRLMHSAHLENLLDNPEFTKIMGLSARVAGVMDISGTNLYKLRRKVAEAIDVPVERLERIVVPIEKVYAIADHTRCLAYMLGDCIVPSNVREGYLARLVLRRTLRMMNDLSMDEELADLVEAQMEVAGKDNFEQDVDAVREIVESEAERYASTLERGRRIVQKIARNYRATSSRVPLQEVITLYDSHGIPPEVVREVAAGEGAVVEIPDNFYSLIAQMHLEAQKESKEDDPLAPCRERAESLPPTRKLYYDLPNEVEFEAVVLDYFDGMAVLDQTLFYPEGGGQPSDTGTLVTPDNVVRVEEVRKVGDVILHRVMGGTLKRGERVKGMVDEERRFSLMRHHTATHILLYAAKKVLGAHVHQAGAQKGSEVSRLDIQHYRHITPEELQKIEIEANRMVMADLPVSISVEERTKAERKYGFGLYQGGVPPGREIRIVRVGNDVQACAGTHVRSTGEIGVIRVMGVEHIQDGVERLVFSAGLAAVRAVQRMEELIRASAGVLSVQPENLPSTVARFFSEWKEQRKEIERLRSRVVELEKQNLEGEVVDGLRVVVRRVDAPQKELVALATSVADEGGVALIASVDGAARVVATSGTPAVNAADLVREVCGLLGGKGGGKPNLAQGAGPDASRLEEALEQGRKMIIKALHGK; encoded by the coding sequence ATGCTCGAGGATGAATATACGCTCGATTACTTTCGGTCAGAGGGGTTTGTGCGGAAGGTCTGCAAGGCCTGCGGATCGGCTTTCTGGACACTGGACCCTGAGCAGGAGTTCTGCGGTGACGCCCCCTGCGTGACATACAACTTCATCGGCAACCCCGTCTTCAAACCTCATACCATCGATGAGATGCGGGAAGGGTTCCTCTCGTTCTTCGAGCGGCATGGCCACACACGCCTCGAACGATATCCTGTGGCCGCACGCTGGAGGGACGACATCTACCTGACCATCGCATCCATCGCTGATTTTCAGCCGTTTGTCACAAGCGGGGTCGTCCCACCGCCGGCAAACCCGCTGACCATCTCCCAGCCCTGCATCCGTTTAAACGACCTCGACTCTGTCGGAAGGTCAGGGCGTCACCTGACGCTGTTTGAGATGATGGCGCACCACGCCTTCAACACCCCGGAGAAGCGGATCTACTGGAAGGATGAGACCGTCGCCCTCTGCGACGAGTTTATTGCCTCAATCGGCGGCGACCCTGCACGCGTCACCTACAAGGAGCACCCCTGGTACGGCGGCGGAAACGCCGGGGCGTCCGTCGAGGTGCTCATCGGCGGGCTTGAGGTTGCGACGCTGGTCTTCATGAACCTGGGGCGGCAGAAGACCGGTCAGCCTCCTGTAGAGGTGGATGGAGAACTTTACTACCCGATGCGGCTCAAGATCGTGGATACAGGCTACGGGCTTGAGAGATTTGTCTGGGCATCGAAGGGTTCGCCGACTATCTACGATGCTGTATTCCCGGATATGGTGAACCGACTGATGCACTCGGCCCACCTCGAGAACCTCCTGGACAACCCTGAGTTCACAAAGATAATGGGGCTCAGCGCCAGGGTCGCCGGGGTGATGGACATCTCAGGGACGAACCTTTACAAACTCCGCCGGAAGGTCGCAGAGGCCATCGATGTCCCGGTTGAGCGGCTGGAGCGGATCGTCGTCCCGATCGAGAAGGTCTACGCCATCGCCGACCACACCCGCTGCCTTGCATACATGCTCGGCGACTGCATCGTCCCCTCGAACGTTCGTGAGGGTTACCTTGCGCGGCTGGTGCTCCGGCGGACGCTCCGGATGATGAACGACCTCTCGATGGACGAGGAGCTCGCCGACCTGGTGGAGGCGCAGATGGAGGTCGCTGGTAAGGATAACTTTGAGCAGGATGTTGACGCTGTCAGGGAGATCGTGGAGAGCGAGGCGGAGCGCTACGCCAGCACCCTTGAACGGGGGAGACGGATCGTCCAGAAGATCGCCAGGAACTACAGGGCAACGAGTTCCAGGGTCCCCCTCCAGGAGGTTATCACGCTGTATGACTCGCACGGCATCCCGCCCGAGGTTGTGAGGGAGGTTGCTGCCGGCGAGGGCGCTGTGGTCGAGATCCCGGACAACTTCTACTCGCTGATCGCCCAGATGCACCTGGAAGCCCAAAAGGAGTCTAAAGAGGATGACCCGCTGGCGCCCTGCCGTGAGCGGGCAGAGAGCCTGCCTCCAACCAGGAAACTCTACTACGATCTCCCAAACGAGGTCGAGTTCGAGGCGGTGGTGCTGGACTATTTCGACGGGATGGCGGTACTCGACCAGACTCTATTCTACCCTGAGGGTGGCGGCCAGCCATCCGATACCGGGACGCTGGTGACGCCAGATAACGTGGTGCGGGTGGAGGAGGTGAGAAAGGTGGGCGATGTGATCCTCCACCGCGTCATGGGCGGCACCCTCAAACGAGGTGAGCGGGTGAAGGGCATGGTGGATGAGGAACGCCGGTTCTCGCTGATGCGCCACCACACAGCTACACACATCCTTCTGTATGCCGCAAAGAAGGTGCTTGGCGCCCACGTCCACCAGGCCGGCGCTCAAAAGGGGAGCGAGGTATCGCGCCTGGATATCCAGCACTACAGGCATATCACGCCTGAGGAACTCCAGAAGATCGAGATCGAGGCAAACCGTATGGTTATGGCCGATCTTCCGGTCAGTATCAGTGTGGAGGAGCGGACAAAAGCCGAGCGTAAGTACGGGTTTGGCCTCTACCAGGGCGGCGTCCCGCCTGGCCGGGAGATCCGGATAGTCCGGGTCGGGAATGATGTGCAGGCGTGTGCGGGGACGCATGTCCGCTCGACCGGTGAGATAGGAGTGATCCGGGTCATGGGCGTCGAGCATATCCAGGACGGCGTCGAGCGGCTGGTCTTTTCGGCCGGACTTGCCGCGGTGCGCGCTGTGCAGCGCATGGAGGAACTCATCCGTGCGTCTGCAGGCGTCCTGAGCGTCCAGCCCGAGAACCTGCCATCGACGGTGGCACGATTCTTCTCGGAATGGAAGGAGCAGAGGAAGGAGATCGAGCGTCTCCGCAGCAGAGTGGTTGAACTCGAGAAGCAGAACCTTGAGGGTGAGGTTGTGGACGGTCTCCGGGTCGTTGTCCGGAGGGTTGATGCACCCCAAAAGGAACTCGTCGCGCTTGCCACCTCGGTGGCCGATGAGGGGGGGGTGGCGCTTATCGCGTCGGTCGACGGAGCGGCGAGAGTGGTGGCGACCTCCGGAACGCCGGCGGTGAACGCCGCCGATCTCGTCCGGGAGGTCTGTGGTCTACTCGGCGGGAAAGGCGGCGGCAAACCAAACCTTGCACAGGGTGCGGGCCCTGACGCCTCCAGGCTTGAAGAGGCACTTGAGCAAGGCCGCAAAATGATTATAAAAGCATTACATGGCAAATGA